In Aedes albopictus strain Foshan chromosome 3, AalbF5, whole genome shotgun sequence, the following are encoded in one genomic region:
- the LOC109428802 gene encoding uncharacterized protein LOC109428802, with translation MKKTSTQPIKKPTVAKRLPPSAPKPEDNPDTKKKQTDLTPKSTSQNTTKKTTSQPTQPTATRIERKPKTEAVKQRVVTNPKASLAQLKKQLQAASSTRNVPQPKKPTPGNFNVTVNSPPSSRKPTSEEPKAPTPRDRTKTRTLKPEEVTVLKPIPHIPSDVSKEPPKAPVSFDIQFQNDKPSSSSSANQRIAHHVAEPEPDDDDKYESEFESYESDFESGSSKKSSCTAASAKSSCSSRSSSSSVSESSSSSDEEHGKSQANNEQKLDSGNYEMKMKRLLTVNEKGNSLMAEPKQDDNQPDSGMNSGLFENHSASTSTKLLQKRYADILEKLSFNTMAFELYEDQPVPYELFLKNYGKTKDVQNYTQTETDTHSSDAQTERIHQKSAWVQYPPQFSLFCLNNMTANPDKYSEEKLGVGQENFYVEGSRTERNDEFSDFLANLELNRQKHIHKNQPTNRSNFKLDELRSFLHRSLHAVEAVLIRNTENCDKSTNQRVDLKLESTLANSTVTSANYDSKSRHILLTFHECDVEKSYHRYVISVWDTRNCIRPTAILSCWSIIVCTERIGPIILGGTTDGTLCLWDIANNNEEQAAPLQLIAGSQLNDNNVNCHYGSIVAVRSSDQSAGGNSIASYQVITLYEAGVLITWSISKVIHSADYDNNCDLNTVFHPGKFQLIQQNLMNLRTMMQRPMSTMNTRKSRVDHFQKGSLEDLLNSKNDTTDEFRGKELWSTTDMQIWRNKAVLLLDQHILVINYLEQKCLLVLRNLDHALSLKEHPLMNGFMFTISSDNSVRILKIHKNINNLSPLNTLTEHNARQQYSQSTTKHSPVLNNKSCAIQNIVKNERKLYHEASSHADGLLRPLSSHSSENQRIAQQRFDQRSPDQVHMYHNQLFFLRQLDQRNPWMRFLSQGHILCVGTERNARFIDLKTGQQSCLSDYIDTTHDAGNRRLLGTTDKQMIMTTDGQDIFLHDISSSFKSP, from the exons ATGAAGAAAACGTCAACTCAACCAATTAAAAAACCTACTGTGGCAAAACGACTTCCACCATCTGCACCAAAACCAGAGGATAATCCAGATACAAAAAAGAAGCAAACTGACCTAACACCCAAGTCTACTTCTCAAAATACAACAAAAAAAACAACTTCTCAACCAACACAGCCAACTGCAACAAGAATAGAAAGAAAACCCAAAACCGAAGCGGTCAAACAACGTGTAGTAACCAATCCCAAAGCTAGCCTAGCTCAGCTCAAGAAACAACTTCAAGCCGCTTCATCAACCAGAAATGTGCCTCAACCAAAGAAACCGACACCTGGAAACTTTAACGTAACCGTCAATTCCCCACCAAGCAGCCGAAAGCCAACATCGGAGGAACCGAAGGCGCCCACGCCACGTGATCGGACGAAAACCCGAACATTGAAACCGGAGGAAGTCACGGTACTAAAGCCAATACCTCATATTCCCAGTGACGTAAGCAAAGAACCCCCTAAAGCGCCGGTTTCATTTGATATTCAATTTCAAAACGACAAACCAAGTTCGTCATCAAGTGCCAACCAGAGAATTGCCCATCACGTGGCTGAGCCTGAACCCGATGACGATGACAAATACGAATCGGAATTCGAGTCATACGAATCTGATTTTGAATCTGGGTCATCGAAGAAATCATCCTGTACAGCCGCATCTGCGAAAAGTTCTTGTTCATCAAGGTCTTCCTCGTCCAGTGTCTCGGAGTCATCATCAAGCTCGGATGAAGAGCATGGCAAATCCCAAGCTAACAACGAGCAGAAGTTGGATTCTGGGAACTATGAAATGAAAATGAAGCGTCTGCTGACGGTCAATGAAAAAGGTAATTCCTTGATGGCAGAACCAAAACAAGATGACAATCAACCAGATTCTGGTATGAACAGTGGATTGTTTGAAAATCATTCAGCTTCAACTAGTACAAAATTGCTGCAGAAACGATATGCAGACATACTGGAAAAGCTATCGTTCAACACGATGGCATTCGAATTGTACGAAGATCAACCGGTGCCGTATGAGTTATTCTTAAAGAATTACGGTAAGACCAAGGATGTTCAAAATTACACACAAACTGAAACAGACACACACAGTAGTGATGCGCAAACAGAAAGAATTCATCAAAAATCCGCTTGGGTTCAATATCCTCCTCAATTCTCACTATTCTGCCTGAACAATATGACGGCAAACCCCGACAAATATTCAGAAGAGAAGCTAGGAGTCGGTCAAGAAAACTTCTACGTGGAAGGTTCTCGAACTGAGCGAAACGACGAATTTTCAGATTTTCTAGCTAACCTAGAGTTAAACAGACAAAAGCACATCCATAAAAACCAACCAACCAATAGATCGAACTTCAAGTTAGACGAACTAAGATCGTTCTTGCACAGGTCACTGCATGCTGTAGAAGCCGTTCTCATTCGTAATACAGAAAACTGTGATAAATCTACGAATCAGAGGGTAGACCTAAAGCTGGAGTCCACGCTAGCGAACAGTACAGTAACATCTGCAAACTACGACAGCAAATCCCGCCACATCCTACTAACGTTTCATGAATGTGATGTGGAAAAGTCCTACCATAGGTATGTGATCAGCGTGTGGGATACTAGAAACTGCATCCGCCCCACGGCAATTCTCTCGTGCTGGAGTATCATTGTGTGCACCGAGCGAATTGGTCCCATTATCTTGGGAGGAACCACCGACGG AACATTGTGCCTTTGGGACATAGCGAATAATAATGAGGAGCAAGCAGCGCCACTTCAACTGATTGCTGGCAGCCAGCTAAACGACAATAATGTAAATTGCCACTATGGAAGCATTGTGGCGGTTCGGTCATCCGACCAGTCAGCCGGTGGCAATAGTATAGCATCATACCAG GTAATTACACTATATGAAGCAGGAGTCTTGATTACGTGGTCCATATCAAAAGTGATTCATTCTGCAGACTACGACAATAATTGTGATTTGAACACCGTATTTCACCCTGGCAAGTTCCAACTTATTCAGCAAAACCTAATGAACTTGCGCACGATGATGCAACGACCTATGTCTACAATGAACACCCGCAAATCTAGAGTAGATCATTTCCAAAAAGGCAGCCTAGAGGATTTACTCAATTCTAAAAATGATACAACTGACGAGTTCAGAGGGAAAGAGTTGTGGTCAACTACTGATATGCAAATTTGGCGCAACAAAGCTGTTTTATTGCTGGATCAACACATCCTTGTGATTAACTATTTGGAACAAAAGTGCTTACTTGTATTGAGAAATCTAG ATCACGCTTTAAGTTTAAAGGAACACCCTTTAATGAATGGATTCATGTTCACGATATCATCGGATAATTCAGTTAGGATTTTAAAAAtccacaaaaatatcaacaacttGTCACCTCTGAACACATTAACAGAACACAACGCAAGACAGCAATATTCGCAGTCAACCACGAAACATAGTCCTGTTCTGAATAACAAATCCTGCGCTATTCAGAATATCGTGAAAAATGAGCGCAAGTTGTACCATGAAGCCAGTAGCCACGCGGACGGCCTCCTTCGACCACTAAGCAGCCACTCTAGTGAGAATCAACGCATCGCCCAGCAGCGGTTTGATCAAAGGAGCCCTGATCAGGTTCATATGTACCACAATCAGCTATTTTTCCTGAGACAGCTAGatcaaaggaatccatggatgcgCTTTCTCAGCCAAGGACACATCCTTTGTGTCGGAACCGAACGCAATGCGAGATTCATTGACCTAAAAACCGGCCAACAGAGCTGTTTAAGTGATTACATTGATACAACCCATGATGCCGGCAATCGCAGACTGCTCGGCACGACAGACAAACAAATG ATAATGACAACGGATGGACAAGACATATTTCTGCACGACATATCAAGCAGTTTCAAAAGCCCGTAG